The proteins below are encoded in one region of Aspergillus nidulans FGSC A4 chromosome III:
- a CDS encoding cytochrome P450 (transcript_id=CADANIAT00005790) — protein sequence MLSLDLVFSFPAWALLLVLTLLYTLYLATTRLLLSPIRHIPGPTLAALSFWPEFYYDVVQRGQYFRQIDKMHQTYGPLVRINPFEIHIQDPSFYPVLYTGPTRRRHKWLWAARMFGNNTSAFATVRHEHHRLRRSALNPLFSKSAIQRLTPHLQHTLARLCSRLDGFAFTRQDVDLGIGLTAFAADVITEYCFGQSLELIGKDNFGKEWIDMVSAPSELGHLVKQCPWILVVCKWAPKALVRALLPGVALLFQIQERMSAQIQPLVDRAAAVDKPADPLTVFDFLLSSTLPQHEKTVDRLKGEGQTLIGAGTLTTGNALKTIIFHVLNDPDIFRKLRAEVDGALENMDILSMSDTAYLERLPYLSACIKEGLRISYGVTHRLQLIAEEPLIYSGVTIPAGTPVGMTSIFMHDNPVVFPQPREFRPERWFEADFETVQAMNRHFVPFSKGSRMCLGMNLAYAEIYLVLAVLFRRYEISLSGVTREDIEMAHDFFDPAPKEGARGLIVQLQKRG from the exons ATGCTGAGTCTCGACCTAGTATTCTCTTTCCCAGCATGGGCGCTCCTCCTAGTCCTAACCCTCTTGTATACACTATACCTAGCCACAACGCGCCTCCTCCTGAGCCCCATTCGCCATATTCCCGGCCCAACTCTAGCCGCACTGTCGTTTTGGCCTGAATTCTACTACGACGTCGTCCAGCGGGGACAGTATTTTCGACAAATTGACAAGATGCATCAGACATACG GCCCGCTAGTCCGCATTAACCCATTCGAAATCCACATCCAAGACCCCTCCTTCTATCCCGTGCTGTACACAGGCCCAACTCGTCGACGACATAAATGGCTCTGGGCTGCACGAATGTTCGGGAACAACACCTCTGCCTTTGCAACCGTCCGGCACGAACACCACAGACTAAGAAGGAGTGCATTGAACCCTCTCTTCTCAAAGAGCGCTATCCAGCGGCTAACACCGCACCTGCAACATACCCTAGCGCGGCTATGTAGTCGGCTCGATGGGTTCGCTTTTACAAGACAGGATGTGGACTTGGGGATCGGACTTACAGCGTTCGCGGCCGACGTCATCACAGAGTACTGTTTCGGACAGTCACTGGAGTTGATTGGGAAAGATAACTTTGGAAAGGAGTGGATTGATATGGTAAGCGCTCCGTCAGAGCTCGGCCATCTGGTAAAGCAGTGTCCGTGGATCTTGGTGGTTTGTAAATGGGCGCCGAAAGCTCTTGTTAGGGCTTTGCTGCCGGGGGTTGCGTTGTTGTTTCAAATACAAGAG AGAATGAGCGCCCAGATTCAACCGCTTGTTGATCGAGCCGCCGCCGTTGACAAGCCAGCTGACCCTTTGACCGTCTTCGACTTCCTCCTCTCGAGTACCCTCCCACAGCACGAAAAGACAGTGGACCGACTCAAGGGCGAAGGGCAGACGCTCATCGGCGCGGGGACATTAACGACCGGGAATGCATTGAAGACGATAATCTTCCACGTCCTCAATGATCCCGACATCTTTCGGAAACTTCGAGCAGAGGTCGACGGTGCTCTAGAAAATATGGATATTCTGTCCATGTCTGATACGGCCTACCTCGAACGCCTCCCGTACCTGTCAGCGTGCATAAAGGAAGGTCTACGGATTTCCTACGGCGTCACGCATAGACTCCAACTGATCGCCGAAGAGCCCCTAATATACTCAGGAGTGACCATCCCAGCAGGAACACCAGTTGGAATGACATCGATCTTCATGCACGACAATCCAGTAGTATTCCCTCAGCCGCGGGAATTCCGTCCAGAGCGCTGGTTCGAGGCAGATTTTGAGACTGTGCAGGCAATGAATCGCCACTTCGTCCCCTTCAGCAAGGGCAGCCGCATGTGTCTGGGAATGAACCTGGCGTATGCGGAGATTTACTTGGTGCTGGCAGTACTTTTTCGACGGTATGAGATTTCTCTGAGCGGGGTGACGagggaggatattgagaTGGCACATGATTTTTTCGATCCTGCGCCAAAGGAGGGGGCAAGAGGATTGATCGTTCAACTGCAGAAGAGGGGGTGA
- the ivoA gene encoding uncharacterized protein (transcript_id=CADANIAT00005791): protein MASPIIQPAGAGIHDIFTQLELWESIDKGLSMITILRDNDVLWKPFLQLTLFNQLNIVRKAWSATIQKASESDKVPTLKDVYTSESSFIAQALLDTKNLQITPPATPRTALSGALLAKTIVIFHHSERAQEELGTELPEEVRSLVNQNAICLKVLYNANQWHIDLHYKRDSLSSAQAGEVAEIFEQYLEEALEAVASAIPPSPPVEDDNAGHGGLCKERTDCPKVNRCIHDLIEEQAIARPDQEGICAYDGSLSYAGLSKLSSVLAEQLKTFGARPEQRVAILMNKSFWYPVVVLAVLKSGAAFVPLDPSHPKNRLKQLISEIEPCALITTSVLSELADDLGCPSLAIDSDLTRSKEGSTTALLPNTSASPNNAAYIIFTSGSTGKPKGVVVEHSALSTSAITRGVVLGLGPDSRVLQYAPHTFDVSVDEILTTLIHGGCVCVPSEDDRFSIAHFMESARVTVALLTPTSARTLHPDEVPSLRILQTGGEVLTEDVNDKWSNRVTLFNVYGPTEASVACVISNRTGLKGAGHVLGQAVGGKLWIVDPDDIERHLPDNEVGELVISGAILARGYFRDPSRTESSFVRMRNGERVYRTGDLASMDSAGTIIYHGRKDLEVKIRGQRINIAEIEIAILQCDLVHSVVVEYPRSGLFEKKLVAVLRFEDSSSDAEDGLFGGAKGLTEDIYCLLLSHVSSVLTPAMIPSKWLSLPCVPQMPSGKADRKQVRGWLEDMDKRTYTRIFHPNGTDNLISDPSDSMVAIWLKVLKLEPQSLRLDQSFIRNGGDSIMAMEARHQAHEAGINIDVRELLGSRALQEIGEMATKTSAVEEVSKIEDDRDEPFPLSPVQQMYFDKVSDPSLGLQQRVCVEIMTKIQPDMLREALNHVIQKHRMLAARFTKHMGQWMQQVPFGKNLKHLSRCHIYSQAVGSLGDFCSEPMALEDGTLLHAHLQSSGERQTLVLCVHHLVVDFVSWRVILQDLHDALAAAQNGLPSGISRSTLTFQQWCREQTKYASTLIPEAVLPFAPGPVNLRFWQPSNVQAVSNTYSEIVQHDFRLSSTQTTQMLEKFTTATVHPTDLMLATFALAFKRIFTERDTPTIFIEGHGREPWHASLDVSQTVGWFTAAFPIHLPKDTLLNTTTAILGASERRRSVLANGHPYWACRYLSPNGQKVFGDDPRHQEMEFVFNYAGSIVQRAPGQTLFAENVRIAEIGHPNCERFSLFDIGAAIEMPSSELVVSFTFPKGIAHRERVAELVKTYQELLETAVERDLDLSAKLSSPLVCPADVVRSLEVNGVCIERDVEIVYTPSSIQQHMLWRQSQEPWFYRVQGDWTIEKTTTQSEPVDIDRLSHAWNQVVHRHTTLRTVFRYSSEEERFVAIVLHEVKPAISIIRKGIQTSGSLCRDDDLSPPHRMVLREKDNGSVVCELEFSHTIIDAASRSIVVQDLLDAYDGKLAHRPLDFPPFWEYIRLAQSSTPSARKEELHRAGRVVTLPFQPTHVLSKVPEACKKNEITISSFFMTAWSIVLAKHFVAHNQRVDSTSSQAVAFDYVLSDRSANIPGIESAVGPYIRLPTLETHVKEGVSLKNIARGLHAQCTFQSLSQSTQDGSSLELPSKATALQKYSTLVNIRNSGSDSLDLVSDSGEWKWILQGFSDPWDYDLVFAVNVHAGKVTGWTVEYADGVVEHSAADEIAKDLNDVVERMVCEII from the exons ATGGCCTCACCCATCATCCAGCCAGCTGGTGCTGGAATACATGACATCTTTACTCAGCTTGAGCTCTGGGAGTCAATAGACAAGGGACTCAGCATGATTACTATTTTACGTGATAACGATGTCCTGTGGAAACCGTTTCTCCAGCTTACCCTGTTCAACCAACTCAACATTGTCAGGAAAGCATGGAGTGCAACTATTCAAAAGGCTTCTGAATCTGACAAGGTTCCTACTCTCAAAGATGTTTACACGAGTGAATCTTCTTTTATTGCTCAAGCACTGTTAGACACCAAGAACTTGCAGATTACTCCACCCGCAACACCCCGAACAGCCCTCTCGGGAGCTTTGTTGGCAAAGACTATCGTTATATTTCATCATTCAGAAAGAGCGCAGGAAGAATTGGGCACTGAACTGCCAGAGGAAGTCCGATCTCTGGTCAACCAG AATGCCATTTGTCTCAAAGTACTCTACAATGCCAATCAATGGCATATTGACCTTCATTACAAGCGCGATTCGCTCTCTTCCGCTCAGGCTGGAGAGGTTGCCGAGATCTTCGAACAATATCTGGAAGAGGCTTTGGAAGCAGTTGCGTCGGCTATCCCACCTTCGCCGCCCGTTGAAGATGACAATGCGGGCCATGGTGGACTATGCAAGGAACGAACCGATTGCCCTAAAGTTAATCGATGCATTCATGATTTGATCGAGGAACAGGCCATCGCGCGACCCGACCAGGAGGGTATCTGCGCTTATGATGGTTCGCTTTCATATGCAGGGCTGTCGAAACTCTCTTCGGTGTTGGCTGAACAACTAAAGACTTTCGGAGCGCGCCCTGAGCAGCGGGTCGCTATCTTAATGAACAAATCATTTTGGTACCCAGTCGTCGTCCTTGCAGTGCTGAAATCCGGGGCTGCATTCGTTCCACTCGATCCCAGCCACCCTAAAAATAGGTTGAAGCAGCTCATTAGCGAGATAGAGCCCTGCGCTCTAATTACGACTTCGGTTCTTTCCGAATTGGCAGACGACTTGGGCTGCCCTTCTCTCGCGATCGACTCCGATCTCACTCGCAGTAAAGAAGGCTCGACTACAGCATTACTTCCAAATACAAGCGCAAGTCCTAACAATGCTGCCTATATTATCTTTACCTCCGGCAGTACTGGGAAACCGAAAGGAGTGGTCGTTGAGCATTCTGCTCTCTCCACCAGCGCAATCACTCGTGGCGTCGTTCTAGGGCTCGGTCCGGACTCCCGTGTCCTCCAGTACGCCCCACATACCTTCGACGTCAGCGTTGATGAGATTCTTACGACTCTGATCCATGGCGGATGTGTCTGCGTTCCTTCCGAGGATGACAGGTTTTCGATCGCTCACTTTATGGAATCTGCCCGTGTTACGGTTGCCCTGTTGACTCCGACTTCTGCTCGAACTCTCCATCCCGACGAAGTACCCTCTCTTCGAATCCTCCAAACTGGCGGAGAGGTTCTTACCGAGGATGTGAACGACAAATGGTCAAATCGTGTGACGCTTTTTAACGTTTATGGACCTACTGAGGCTAGCGTTGCTTGTGTTATCAGCAACCGCACTGGCCTGAAAGGGGCTGGTCATGTTCTTGGACAGGCGGTCGGAGGGAAGCTCTGGATCGTTGATCCCGACGATATTGAGCGCCATCTTCCGGACAATGAAGTTGGCGAATTGGTTATCTCAGGAGCAATATTAGCCCGTGGATATTTTCGCGATCCGAGCCGCACAGAAAGCTCTTTTGTTAGAATGCGAAACGGTGAACGGGTTTACCGGACCGGTGACCTGGCGAGTATGGATAGCGCTGGGACCATCATATACCACGGCCGCAAGGATCTGGAAGTCAAGATCCGCGGTCAGCGAATCAATATCGCGGAGATTGAGATCGCTATCTTGCAATGCGATTTAGTTCATAGTGTTGTCGTCGAGTACCCTCGCTCTGGACTGTTTGAGAAGAAACTCGTCGCTGTTCTACGCTTCGAGGACTCTTCGTCCGACGCTGAAGATGGATTATTTGGCGGGGCCAAGGGATTAACTGAAGACATTTATTGCCTGCTTTTAAGCCATGTCTCGAGTGTTCTTACTCCAGCGATGATCCCATCGAAATGGTTGTCGCTTCCCTGCGTACCACAGATGCCATCCGGAAAGGCCGATCGCAAACAAGTTCGTGGTTGGCTTGAAGATATGGACAAAAGAACTTATACTCGCATTTTCCACCCCAATGGCACTGATAATCTGATCTCAGATCCATCAGACAGCATGGTAGCGATTTggctcaaagtcctcaaatTAGAGCCGCAGAGTCTCCGCCTTGATCAATCTTTCATCCGTAACGGCGGTGACTCAATAATGGCCATGGAGGCCCGGCACCAGGCGCACGAAGCTGGAATCAACATCGACGTTCGGGAGCTCCTGGGTAGCCGTGCACTTCAAGAGATTGGCGAAATGGCAACCAAAACTTCAGCCGTAGAAGAGGTCTCAAAGATAGAGGATGATAGGGACGAACCTTTTCCCCTGTCGCCTGTTCAGCAGATGTACTTCGATAAGGTATCTGATCCCAGTCTTGGTCTTCAGCAACGTGTTTGCGTGGAAATTATGACGAAGATACAGCCTGATATGCTGCGCGAGGCATTGAACCACGTTATTCAGAAACACCGAATGTTGGCCGCTCGATTTACGAAGCACATGGGACAATGGATGCAGCAGGTTCCGTTTGGAAAGAATCTCAAACACCTGTCTCGCTGTCATATCTACAGTCAGGCTGTGGGGTCCCTTGGCGACTTCTGCAGTGAGCCCATGGCCCTTGAGGATGGGACGCTACTTCACGCGCATTTGCAGTCGAGTGGTGAGAGGCAGACACTCGTGCTCTGTGTTCACCACTTGGTCGTCGACTTCGTCTCATGGCGAGTCATTCTGCAGGATCTCCATGACGCCCTTGCCGCAGCACAGAATGGTCTTCCTTCTGGCATTTCTCGCTCGACACTCACATTCCAGCAGTGGTGCCGTGAGCAGACAAAATACGCTTCTACTCTGATTCCCGAGGCCGTTCTTCCCTTCGCGCCGGGCCCAGTCAATCTTCGTTTCTGGCAGCCGTCGAACGTGCAGGCAGTCTCAAACACGTATAGCGAGATTGTTCAGCATGACTTTCGCCTTTCCTCAACACAAACTACCCAAATGTTGGAGAAGTTCACCACCGCCACTGTTCATCCCACAGACCTCATGCTAGCAACATTTGCTCTCGCCTTTAAACGAATATTTACCGAGCGCGACACCCCTACAATATTCATAGAAGGACACGGTCGCGAGCCTTGGCATGCCTCTTTAGATGTCTCGCAGACGGTTGGCTGGTTTACGGCTGCATTCCCTATTCATCTTCCGAAGGACACTCTTTTGAACACCACCACTGCCATACTTGGAGCATCCGAGCGCCGCCGATCTGTTCTTGCTAATGGTCATCCATACTGGGCCTGTCGATATCTCTCACCCAACGGGCAGAAAGTGTTCGGAGATGATCCCCGCCATCAGGAAATGGAGTTTGTCTTCAATTATGCAGGTAGCATTGTGCAGCGCGCACCCGGTCAAACGTTGTTTGCGGAGAATGTGCGTATCGCTGAGATCGGCCATCCAAACTGCGAACGCTTTTCGCTGTTCGATATTGGTGCTGCTATTGAGATGCCGAGCTCTGAGCTTGTTGTCTCTTTCACTTTTCCCAAGGGTATTGCGCACCGTGAGCGTGTTGCGGAACTGGTGAAAACTTACCAGGAGTTGCTCGAAACAGCTGTTGAGCGGGACTTAGATCTCAGCGCGAAGTTATCGTCGCCGCTTGTCTGTCCCGCAGACGTTGTTCGTTCGCTCGAGGTAAATGGTGTTTGCATTGAGCGCGATGTCGAGATCGTTTACACCCCTTCATCGATTCAGCAGCATATGCTCTGGCGTCAGTCCCAGGAACCATGGTTCTACCGCGTGCAGGGAGATTGGACCATCGAGAAGACCACTACTCAGTCAGAACCTGTCGATATAGACCGTCTGTCCCACGCATGGAACCAGGTTGTTCACCGCCACACTACTCTACGAACTGTGTTCAGGTACAGCAGTGAGGAGGAACGGTTTGTCGCCATTGTCTTGCATGAGGTTAAGCCAGCCATTTCTATCATCCGCAAAGGCATTCAGACCAGCGGCTCCCTCTGCCGTGACGATGATCTTTCCCCTCCCCATCGCATGGTTCTCCGTGAAAAAGACAATGGGTCAGTCGTATGCGAATTGGAATTTAGTCATACCATTATAGACGCTGCGTCTCGCTCAATCGTCGTGCAAGACCTTCTCGATGCGTACGATGGAAAGCTGGCCCATCGTCCCCTGGACTTTCCTCCCTTCTGGGAATACATCCGTCTGGCCCAGTCCTCTACCCCTTCAGCCAGGAAGGAAGAGCTACATCGTGCTGGCCGCGTTGTCACCCTTCCTTTTCAACCAACCCATGTTCTTTCGAAAGTCCCCGAAGCGTGCAAGAAGAACGAAATTACCATCTCAAGTTTCTTCATGACCGCTTGGAGCATCGTGCTAGCTAAACACTTTGTCGCCCACAACCAGAGGGTCGACAGCACTTCGAGCCAAGCCGTAGCGTTTGACTATGTGCTCTCCGACCGCTCCGCCAACATTCCGGGTATTGAAAGTGCTGTTGGCCCCTACATCCGTCTCCCAACTCTTGAAACCCATGTGAAGGAGGGCGTATCGCTCAAAAACATTGCCCGGGGCTTGCACGCGCAGTGCACGTTCCAGTCTCTGTCCCAGTCGACTCAAGACGGGTCAAGTCTTGAGCTTCCGAGCAAGGCTACTGCACTGCAAAAGTACTCCACGCTGGTGAACATCCGCAACAGTGGCTCCGACAGTCTGGACTTGGTCTCGGACTCTGGTGAGTGGAAGTGGATCCTGCAAGGGTTTAGTGATCCATGGGACTATGATCTCGTTTTTGCGGTGAATGTGCATGCCGGAAAGGTCACGGGTTGGACAGTTGAGTATGCTGACGGTGTTGTCGAGCATTCTGCTGCCGATGAAATCGCGAAGGACCTGaatgatgttgttgagcGCATGGTGTGTGAAATCATTTGA